GGAATTGGAATTACATTATTGCTATTGATACCTATTAACTCAATCATTCATTCGGTGACAGGAACCACTGCAGTTAATGCAGCCCTACCGGTTGAAAGTGCTGGTATTCTTGTATTACTTAGCTTATCACTGACAGTAATTGCAGGACTTATTCCAGCAAGTAAAGCGGCGAAGAAAGATCCAGTAATTGCATTACGCAGTGAGTAATGACGACACAGATTTAAAACCATCAATAAGAACCCAAGAGTATGACTTCATAAAAGTCATACTCTTTTCACACTCAAACGCATACATAAATCACAACTAAGTGAAAGACCTATAGTATAATAAAAGTGATAAAAAGTCTTTAGGATTGTTCGTTTTAAAACGGCAATACGTTCAACGCACACACTCCAATGCGTATGTCTTTGTATCGGTGTGTTTGTACGGTGAAGCCACTGATTTATTTATAAGGGTTGATTAAGGGGATCGTTGCTATTTTATTGGGAAGCGTGCTTGAGTAACTATCATGAATGAAAGGGAGTGATTTTTTGAAAAATGATCGAAAGGTTCTGGGTACATCATCACACTGTAAGAAGGTACAGCACCATGATGCAATTAAAGAGCTTGTGGCATGTCAAAAGGCGTTTGATACCTTGTGTTTTAATGCAGTGATGGTTCACATGTCTTATGATGATCAAATAGAACTTCAAAAACTCGTGATGCAAATGAGTCATGCTCACCATCATCAATGTCTGGATGCGTTTGAACGCGGGATTGAGATGTTTTACACCGCATTGTATGATATCAGCAGGATGAAACATTTGAAGGTAATCAGTGAAGAAACACGCAAACACACCCATCAATGTAGAGTATCGATGATGACATGCTTTGAACACAGACAAACCTTTTTAGAAGATGCGTTAGATATCTATCACAGTTTGTGTAACAAAGATGCACAACGACTCGAAAACAGCATTGAAAAAGCGCTCATGTCCATTATGCATTACCATTTATCTACTAAGACAATGCACATCACTTGAAAGGATCAGCAGGGACGCGTGTTCTTGCTTTTTATTTTGAAGTAATGAATGATTCAAGGTATGATATACTTAGACAAAAGAGGTGGTTTTATGAACAAAGGCATCCGATTCTTATCCAAGGTATTAGCCTATGCCCCTGTGGTTTTATTCACGATTATTGGAATCTTGTCGCTGGATGGTACTGAGGCGTTTGTCTATCTCATCTTGGGACTCATTTTATACAGTATTATTGGCTTTGGTTTGACATCACCTCATAAAGAATATCAAGCCTCGGGAATTTTGAGTCTTCTGATCTTGACGGTTATTTTTTATTTGGGTGCCTCAGAGATCTTCAAGTCTACAATGACCATGCTTTACATTTGGGTTTACTATGCGGTTGTCTATGGCTTTTCACTGTGGGTCACTCATACTTCTTCGAAAGAAGATCCATCATGATTTGGGTGTGTTTATTGAGGGGGATTAATGTAGGTGGAAACCATAAAGTGGATATGAAACGCTTAAAAGATGTATTCAGTGAAAAAGGATATCATAATATTAAAACCTATATCAATTCAGGAAATGTGCTGTTTGAATCCTCTGATACACAAGACACACTTACAACTGAAATTACGCAGTGTGTGAAGGATGTTTTTGATGTGGACACACAGGTCCTCATTTTAGACAAACAGACCTTTATCGCGATTGCTCAAGCAATCCCGGATGCGTTTGTTAATGATTCAACCTATAAAGCGGATGTGGTGTTCTATCTTGAAGGGTTCAATCCGTACGTATTCTCATTCAAAGAAGGCATTGATCAGGTGGTTTATCACAAATCAGCACTGATTCATTGTGTGCTTCGAGAACATCAAACACGAAGCGGTCTTAAGAAGATTATTGGAACCCCAAGTTTTAAGAAAATAACCATTCGCAACGTCAATACTGTGCGTAAATTGTGTGAAATGCTCCTACAAACGGACTCCTTGTGAATAATTGGTGTTTTTTTTGTGGTATACACGGTGAATTTTTGATTTTCATTGTGTGATGGTTATTGTTTTTGTTAAAATAATGAGTATAGGAGGACCACATTATGAAAGTAGGATGTGTAAAAGAAATAAAACAACATGAGTATCGTGTTGGATTAACTCCAGATAGCGTGACTGTGTTTGTCAGTCATGGGCATGATGTATATATAGAGAAAAATGCAGGATTGGGTTCTGGTTTTGAAGATCAAGAATATATCGATCACGGGGCAATCATTTTAGATAAAGCCGAAGAAGTTTGGGAACTTTGCGACATGATTGTGAAGGTAAAAGAACCCCTTGATCCTGAATATAAACATATCAAAGAGGGACAAATTCTCTTTACGTATTTACACCTTGCGGCAGATGAACCATTACTGGATGCGTTACTTGCATCAAAATGTGAAGCAGTTGCGTATGAAACCATTACGGATCGAAATGGACGCTTACCTCTACTGAAGCCAATGTCAGAAATTGCTGGACGTTTAAGCATTCAAGAAGGAGCCCATGCGCTTGAAAAACCCTTTGGTGGACGGGGTGTGTTGCTCAGTGGTATCCCAGGTGTTCCACGTGGGAATATTGTAATTGTGGGAGCAGGAGTCGTTGGACTCAATGCACTTCAAGTTGCAGTTGGTATGGAAGCAAATGTTACAGTTCTTGATGTTAACTTAGATCGTTTAACTGAAATTGATACACTGTATGGAAATCGCGTTCAAACTTTATACAGCACAGAGAATTCATTGAAAAAAGCATTAGTTGAAGCGGACTTAGTGATTGGTTCTGTTTTAATTCCTGGAAGTAAAGCACCAAAGATTATTAAGAAAGAATACCTAAAAACGATGAAACCAGGCTCAGTGATTGTGGATATTGCCATTGACCAAGGCGGATGTACTGAAACCAGTCGTCCAACCTATCATGACAATCCAACCTATGTTGTCGATGGTGTCATTCATTATTGTGTTGCGAATATACCGGGTGCAGTCGCACGAACCTCGACAATTGGTCTTGTGAATGCAACCTTACCGTATGGATTGGCACTTGCAGATCATGGGGTACTCAAAGCAAGTGAAACCGTTGTTGGGATTAAAGAGGGTGTGAATTGTTATCATGGAAAGATCACATCAAAACCGGTAGCGGATACTTTTAATCGACCATTATCTGATCTTGTATAAGCAAGGGTTTTGAACTGACTTCGATATCTTGAACAAAGATACGGCATGCAGTTCAAATCTCTTGTTTTTTCTTATGTAGACACGAATATTATGCGTTTAATTTGTAAATTTAATGAAGATTATGAACAGTGCGTGAAACTTTAGTGAGACGTGAAGGTTTTGATTGACTTAC
This DNA window, taken from Erysipelothrix larvae, encodes the following:
- a CDS encoding DUF1697 domain-containing protein, which translates into the protein MKRLKDVFSEKGYHNIKTYINSGNVLFESSDTQDTLTTEITQCVKDVFDVDTQVLILDKQTFIAIAQAIPDAFVNDSTYKADVVFYLEGFNPYVFSFKEGIDQVVYHKSALIHCVLREHQTRSGLKKIIGTPSFKKITIRNVNTVRKLCEMLLQTDSL
- the ald gene encoding alanine dehydrogenase, coding for MKVGCVKEIKQHEYRVGLTPDSVTVFVSHGHDVYIEKNAGLGSGFEDQEYIDHGAIILDKAEEVWELCDMIVKVKEPLDPEYKHIKEGQILFTYLHLAADEPLLDALLASKCEAVAYETITDRNGRLPLLKPMSEIAGRLSIQEGAHALEKPFGGRGVLLSGIPGVPRGNIVIVGAGVVGLNALQVAVGMEANVTVLDVNLDRLTEIDTLYGNRVQTLYSTENSLKKALVEADLVIGSVLIPGSKAPKIIKKEYLKTMKPGSVIVDIAIDQGGCTETSRPTYHDNPTYVVDGVIHYCVANIPGAVARTSTIGLVNATLPYGLALADHGVLKASETVVGIKEGVNCYHGKITSKPVADTFNRPLSDLV